A window of the Polypterus senegalus isolate Bchr_013 chromosome 4, ASM1683550v1, whole genome shotgun sequence genome harbors these coding sequences:
- the LOC120528323 gene encoding E3 ubiquitin/ISG15 ligase TRIM25-like, protein MAGAQVFVSQDEFTCSVCLDTLTEPVAIPCGHNFCLKCLTEYWDDSQVCSCPQCRHTFMLRPELKRNNLLNQVIKKLKKTTLSSPPPQNYSSPEDVECDFCTGKKFRAVKSCLTCPASYCQTHLQPHYEGDALKHHKLVDPDRNLKEKLCEKHQKSLEIFCKTDDSCICMMCVVTGHNGHKMVELETEREEKQGIWSRGLSKTWPVKTP, encoded by the exons ATGGCTGGAGCCCAGGTGTTTGTAtcacaggacgagttcacctgctcggtgtgtctggacaccctgactgagCCCGTCGCTATCCCCTGTGGTCataatttctgtctgaagtgcctcacggAGTACTGGGATGACAGCCAAGTGTGCAGTtgtcctcagtgcagacacaCCTTCATGCTGAGGCCTGAACTGAAGAGAAACAATCTGTTGAATCaagtcatcaagaaattaaagaagaccACTCTTAGTTCTCCTCCTCCTCAGAATTATTCCAGCCCTGAAGATGTGGAGTGTGACTTTTGTACTGGTAAGAAGTTCAGAGCTGTGAAGTCCTGTCTCACCTGCCcggcctcctactgtcagactcacctgcagcctcactatgaaggagacgccctgaagcaccacaagctggttgatcctgatagaaatctgaaggagaaactctgtgagaaacatcagaaaagtctggagatattctgtaaaactgatgattcctgtatctgcatgatgtgtgtgGTGACTGGACATAATGGGCATAAAATGGTTGAGCTAGAGacggaaagagaagaaaagcag GGAATCTGGAGTAGGGGGCTCTCAAAAACATGGCCTGTTAAAACCCCCTGA
- the LOC120528955 gene encoding tripartite motif-containing protein 16-like codes for MTLSFHSSSLFFLFSAHEPPVFTLLPPEPQSRDDFLKYFCPLTLNINTAHRDLHLPEGNKKMTREGTKTEYLDHPDRFDYWEQVLCREALTGTRCYWEVECSGGGVVIGVAYKGLRRKGEDWYCILGYNDKSWCLECFHSQCSVRHNNKQTVISAPYSPTIGVYLDWPAGSLSFYSVSNTMTLLHKFNTSFTEPLYPGFYVGRNTSVTISPLTPCDH; via the exons ATGAC tctcagtttccattcttcttctcttttctttttattttcagctcatgaaCCTCCAGTTTTCACCCTCCtgcctcctgaacctcagagcagagacgactttttaaaat acttctgtcccctcacactgaacatcaacacggcacacagagaCCTCCATCTCcctgaagggaacaagaagatGACACGTGAGGGGACAAAGACTGAATATcttgatcatcctgacagatttgactactgggaacaagttctgtgcagagaggctctgactgggactcgctgttactgggaggtggaatGCAGTGGAGGTGGTGTGgtgattggagtcgcatataaaggactgagaaggaaaggagaggactgGTATTGCATCCTTGGGTACAAcgacaagtcctggtgtttgGAGTGTTTTCATTCCCAGTGCTCTGTGCGTCACAATAACAAGCAGACtgtaatcagcgccccctacagccccacaataggtgtgtatctggactggcctgctggctctctgtcattttatagcgtctcaaacacaatgaccctcctgcacaagttcaacacctccttcactgagcccctctatccagggttttatGTTGGTCGTAACACCAGTGTAACAATCAGCcctctgacaccatgtgaccactga